The Synergistaceae bacterium genome contains the following window.
TGCCTTCCATGTGTAAGGAACTAACTAAAGTTTTTGCCTTAACACTTGGACTCAGACCTTCACCCTTAAACGCTCGCGCCCGTTTTATGTGATGATCCGGCTGCGTGTCCTAGTGAGTCGGGCTGTGCGCTTTGTTACATTATAAACCTTTTATACTTTTCGCGAAAAGGTTTGCTGTGTTAGTTGCCCTAATTGCTGGGCGTTTTTCTTTGTTCATTCACATTTTCGGTGCGTTGTGTGCATGACTTTAGCGGATGAGAAAAAGTTTTATGATAAAATTTTTACGGGAAGTCTCTCGTGAAGTTTGCGGGAGAGGCTACCAGGGGTGTCCCTCTGAGTATTGGCCAAGAAAGGAGGGAATAAGGATGATGAATATAACAAAACTCGTACAGGCCATTACTGACCTAATACGAGCCGTTACGGAGTTAATCCGAATATTCAAAAAATCCTAGCGTTCCTAATTCGTTGGGTTATTCCTGATGTGGGGATCGCAACCCCCATTAGGTAAGCCCGTTTTTGTACTGTCCTGTTCTCCCCAGGGACGGTTTTATTATACACTAATATTTATATTCGCTCATGATAAAACAACACAGCTCGTACAAGCCATCACTGAACTAATACGAGCCGTTACGAAATTAATTCGACTTATTCAAAAATTGTTAATCCATTTCCGTCTTAGAGTTCGTTTCTGAAACGGGGACTCGTTATCCCCAATTAAGCACTCCAAATTTTTTCCTTCAACGTCCGAACTCCCCAGATGGTTTTATTATACACTAAATATTTATAATCTCTCATGATAGAATATTCTGCAGAATTTGATTCGCCCGGAAACATCCTCGAAAATCTTATTTCAAAGTATGTAAAGGAGGAAATTTTTTATGATTCATATTAGCAATCTACACAAAGAGTCGTCTAACGGCTGGACGAAATTAATTGCAGAAATTACACAGGGGGGGGGGGGGCATGACTTCTTAAGCGATACAGAAAAAAATATCTGGTTCGCCGTCAAAGATGAGAATGCCGGAATGCTTGCTGATGATGTTTATAATGCGTTTCTGCTTGTGCCGTTGTATTTGGGAATGTATTACAAACACGATTTACATATTCACGGGTGCGTCTCTAAAAGATTCTACAGAAATATAAATAATTATCTGCAAAGAATTTTATGCGATTTCAGCGATGATTTGTCGAGAATTAACGTAACTGTCGACTGCTTCAAAGAGTGTGATGGAGACCATAATATTATCGGTGCCGGAATTTCTTGCGGGGTTGACTCGCTGACTACGATTTATGACAGATTCGTTAATGAGTCCGACCCTGAATATAAAATTAATGGACTGTTCTTATTTAATACTGGTACATTCGGCAATTACGGCGAAAAATGCGAAAAAGTTTATTTCCTTCACTCCCAACAAAACAAACGCGCAGCAGATGAGCTTGGCCTGCCGGTTTATCAAGTAAATTCAAATATTCACGCGTTTACACACAAAGTCGGTTCAGATCCTAAAGCCGGTTATTTTGCAATATGGTCGTGTATAATTGCTCTTGAGAAGGCGTTAAATAAATATTATGTCTCGAGCACGTATAGTTATAATCAGATTTTGACGTTCGGGAAAAATTTTCATGACCGTGATTTTGCTCAATTCTCGGAAAGTTATTCAGTGCCGCTGATTCGTACGGATAGACTCGAATTAATAAGCGACGGCTGCCAATATGAACGCAATGAAAAAGTTGAACGCATTGCAGATTGGAATATCGCGCAAAAATATTTGAACGTCTGCTACATGGATGCTGCTAATGCCCGTAATTGCTCGAAATGCGCTAAATGTACCGCGACTCTGTTAGCGTTGGAAGCAATAAATAAACTAGAAAATTTCAGCGGAGTATTTGACCTCGATACGTATAAAAAAATTTCGTGGCGCGAGAAAAAAATTGCAGTCTTCAACCACTTTGAAAATATTATCTCCAGCAATGAGCCTGACCCGTATTTATTCTTAAAGCGCAGAGGCGTAAAGCTCCCTTCACGTCTTAGCGCATATCTCTTACAATGGCGGAGATTCCCCGGTTTTGTTTACTTAACGTTCAAAAATTTCATTCACTCAATAGTCGGCGACAAAATTTATTATGCAACTAAAAAATTTGTGAAAGGCTCATAGCTTTTAATTGCGAAATAATATTTGACGGGGTATATTGTGAGATAAATTCTATTCTGAAAGGGGATTTACTCACATATGAAGAAAACAGATATCGGAGTCTGTCTCGCGATGTACGGGGTTTGCGCATTTTTCCTGTATATGACTCTGCAACTTCCGAAAGCTGCGCAAATTTATCCGTTGTGCGTGATTGCTTTATTAGCCGCATTGACGACTTTGCACGTGATTAACATGATTCGTGCTGCGATTCGTGAAGGCGTTACGAGCGGGTTGGAAGATTTCAAAAATTTTCTGCCCGTTCAATTTTTTATGATATTAGCTCTGATTGTAATTTATCTTGCCATAATGCCGTATGCAGGCTTTTATCTTGCGAGTATATTATTTATGAGTGTAACACTTTTATTTTTGCGCGTTAAAATTTGGCAGGCCGTTCTTGCTGAAATTGTGATAATTGCGTTAGTTTATTGCGCGTTCACATTATTTCTTGAAGTCAGACTCCCCGCCGGAATATTATTTGATTAATGGGAGGTTATAACGATGACTGAAACTTTATCATTAATGGCCGGAGGATTTATACACGCGTTTTTGCCGGTGAATCTTTTAGCGATGACTGCAGGTGTTACAATCGGAATTATTATCGGCTGTCTTCCCGGTTTATCTGCTGCAATGGGAGTAGCTTTATTGCTGCCTATGACATTTTCAATGGAAGCATCAACGGGAATGATTATGTTAGGTGCGATTTATTGCGGGGCAATTTTCGGAGGTTCGATTTCTGCGATATTAATTCACACACCTGGGACTCCTGCGAGTGCTGCAACAGCGATTGAAGGCTATCAAATGACTCTGAAGGGTCAGGCGGGAAAAGCACTCGGGACGGCGTGTATTGCGTCATTTTTCGGAGGTCTGCTCTCGTGTATATCGCTTTATTTCTTTGCGCCTTTGCTTGGCCAGTTAGCTATGAAATT
Protein-coding sequences here:
- a CDS encoding tripartite tricarboxylate transporter TctB family protein; translated protein: MKKTDIGVCLAMYGVCAFFLYMTLQLPKAAQIYPLCVIALLAALTTLHVINMIRAAIREGVTSGLEDFKNFLPVQFFMILALIVIYLAIMPYAGFYLASILFMSVTLLFLRVKIWQAVLAEIVIIALVYCAFTLFLEVRLPAGILFD